One window of Pyrus communis chromosome 12, drPyrComm1.1, whole genome shotgun sequence genomic DNA carries:
- the LOC137711424 gene encoding protein MIZU-KUSSEI 1-like, with protein MSMARSLQDSSSKRHFHWTNKVGNEEEDEDVDHVVLPSLNSSSSSSSSSKTKSDEEEKKQEHDHHQKQQHGHVAHQLPRRKLQAAAVSRMRSVLNAFSKNRSSLPLGLGPRVVGTLFGSRRGHVHFALQRDPSSHPAFLIELATPISGLVKEMASGLVRIALECDKDHKDDHQKKKDEKAPRLLEEPVWRTFCNGKKYGFASRRECGAKEWKVLKAVEPISMGAGVLPPSAVLEGNEAEAGSESDGELMYMRAKFERIVGSRDSEAFYMMNPDSNGAPELSIYLLRV; from the coding sequence ATGAGCATGGCAAGGAGCTTGCAGGACTCCTCCTCCAAGAGACACTTCCACTGGACAAACAAAGTTGgcaacgaagaagaagatgaagatgttgATCATGTTGTTCTGCCGAGCCtcaactcctcctcctcctcctcctcctcgtcaAAAACAAAATCCgatgaggaggagaagaaacAAGAGCATGATCATCATCAAAAACAACAGCATGGTCATGTGGCTCATCAACTTCCGAGGAGGAAACTGCAGGCAGCTGCGGTTTCCAGGATGAGGTCAGTCCTTAACGCTTTTAGTAAGAACCGATCCAGCCTACCACTCGGGCTTGGACCTCGAGTGGTAGGCACACTTTTCGGCTCCAGGCGTGGCCACGTACACTTTGCACTCCAGAGAGACCCAAGCTCACACCCGGCCTTCTTGATCGAGCTCGCCACTCCGATCAGCGGGTTGGTTAAAGAAATGGCATCCGGGCTCGTCAGAATTGCGTTGGAGTGTGACAAGGATCACAAAGACGATcatcagaaaaagaaagatgagaaAGCTCCGAGGTTGCTGGAAGAGCCAGTGTGGAGAACTTTTTGCAACGGTAAGAAATATGGTTTTGCTAGCAGAAGAGAATGTGGGGCCAAGGAGTGGAAGGTGTTGAAAGCTGTGGAGCCCATTTCAATGGGGGCTGGAGTGCTGCCGCCGTCTGCGGTGCTGGAAGGGAATGAAGCTGAAGCCGGGTCCGAATCCGACGGGGAACTAATGTACATGAGGGCTAAGTTTGAGAGAATTGTTGGGTCTAGAGACTCTGAGGCCTTCTACATGATGAACCCTGATAGCAATGGAGCTCCTGAGCTCAGTATCTACTTGCTCCGAGTCTAA
- the LOC137710606 gene encoding zinc finger BED domain-containing protein DAYSLEEPER-like, which yields MDWAANTGFKTFKDVEPKSMMDMAMIPIVDPVDIGLGSSEQGNSTPSTKPRKKTMTSVYLKFFETASDGKSRRCKFCGQSYSIATATGNLGRHLSNRHPGYDKSGDVVTSPAPQSAIVARKHQPQSQSKASQLDYNHVNWLLVKWLVLASLPPATLEEKWVANSYKFLNPSVQLWSSEEYKSTFYEVFQSMQEVVRLSLEHVSSKVSITLEFWTSYEEISYMSVTCHWIDEGWSFQKMMLDICHIPYPCGGAEIYHSLVKVLRSYNIENRVLSCTYDNSQSAMHAYLDAQKVGPFCYIPCSAHILNLIINDGLRTTKPVIAKIREFAMGLNASKEMSDDFAEFTAAYQELCWKMPLDTSMRWSGNYQMLDIVCKASKSMDAVIRKYETLGSRMLLSSVEKNAVSHVHRYLEPFYKTTNNMCTDKLPTVGLVLFFMDHISETIAACRDSHLYPESLKNAAKEMAEKVRGYNSQVCNIIIYMTAILDPRIKGELFPESLNSDNFLDEARTHFIRNYSTTHFPSIAGGYSAQEMDEGCNVSFAEEIARKKRRANMSSATDELTQYLSEPPAPLATDVLEWWKVNSMRYPRLSLMARDFLAVQAVAVAPEELFCGKGDEIYKQRFCMPHGSTQTLLCIRSWLLSGMKMKYKSTEIDFERLMELATSAAAADNSAHGSEKKPKH from the exons ATGGATTGGGCTGCAAACACCGGTTTCAAAACCTTCAAAG ACGTGGAACCCAAATCAATGATGGACATGGCGATGATTCCAATCGTTGATCCGGTGGATATCGGTTTGGGCTCCTCGGAACAGGGGAATTCTACTCCTTCAACCAAACCCAGAAAGAAGACTATGACGTCGGTTTATCTCAAGTTTTTCGAGACAGCTTCTGACGGAAAAAGTCGCCGGTGCAAGTTTTGTGGACAAAGCTATTCCATTGCAACTGCCACTG GTAATCTGGGAAGGCACCTAAGTAATCGCCATCCCGGTTATGATAAGTCTGGCGATGTTGTCACCAGTCCTGCACCACAATCCGCCATTGTAGCCCGGAAACATCAACCGCAATCTCAATCAAAAGCATCCCAATTGGATTACAACCATGTAAACTGGTTGCTTGTTAAATGGCTCGTCTTAGCTTCTTTGCCTCCGGCAACATTGGAAGAGAAGTGGGTGGCAAACTCGTACAAGTTTTTAAATCCATCCGTACAACTATGGTCAAGCGAGGAGTACAAAAGTACATTTTACGAAGTTTTCCAGAGTATGCAGGAAGTAGTAAGACTTTCACTCGAACATGTTTCTTCGAAGGTCTCTATCACACTTGAATTCTGGACTTCCTATGAGGAAATTAGTTACATGAGTGTCACATGCCATTGGATCGATGAGGGTTGGTCTTTCCAGAAGATGATGCTCGATATCTGTCACATACCTTACCCGTGTGGTGGTGCCGAGATTTATCACTCCCTGGTGAAGGTTCTTAGGTCGTACAATATTGAGAACAGAGTCCTATCATGCACCTATGATAACAGTCAGAGTGCAATGCATGCCTACCTGGATGCTCAGAAAGTCGGGCCCTTCTGTTATATCCCCTGTTCTGCTCATATTTTGAACTTGATCATAAACGATGGATTGAGAACTACAAAGCCTGTGATCGCAAAGATCCGAGAGTTTGCAATGGGGCTAAACGCGTCCAAGGAGATGTCAGATGATTTTGCTGAATTCACAGCAGCTTACCAGGAACTTTGTTGGAAAATGCCGCTTGATACATCAATGCGGTGGAGTGGAAATTATCAGATGCTAGATATTGTATGCAAG GCTTCGAAGTCCATGGATGCTGTTATCAGGAAGTATGAGACACTAGGCAGTAGGATGCTGCTGAGCTCTGTAGAGAAGAATGCAGTCAGTCATGTGCACCGATATCTCGAACCATTCTACAAAACCACAAACAACATGTGCACAGACAAGCTTCCCACTGTCGGGCTGGTTCTCTTCTTTATGGATCACATTTCCGAGACAATCGCTGCTTGCAGAGACTCTCACCTTTACCCAGAATCGTTAAAGAATGCCGCTAAAGAAATGGCTGAAAAGGTGAGAGGTTACAATAGCCAGGTCTGCAACATAATCATATACATGACAGCGATTCTTGATCCTCGAATCAAAGGAGAGCTATTTCCCGAAAGCCTCAACTCGGATAATTTTCTTGACGAAGCAAGAACTCATTTCATCAGAAACTACTCGACCACGCATTTCCCATCCATAGCTGGTGGATACAGTGCTCAAGAAATGGACGAGGGATGCAATGTCTCGTTTGCAGAGGAAATCGCACGAAAGAAACGAAGGGCAAACATGAGCAGCGCAACGGATGAGCTCACTCAATACCTGTCAGAGCCTCCAGCTCCACTAGCAACAGATGTTCTGGAGTGGTGGAAAGTCAATAGTATGCGTTATCCACGGCTTTCTCTGATGGCTCGGGATTTCTTAGCTGTGCAGGCAGTTGCAGTGGCGCCGGAAGAACTGTTTTGCGGCAAAGGTGACGAAATTTACAAGCAACGATTCTGTATGCCGCACGGCAGCACACAAACTCTCCTTTGCATAAGGTCGTGGCTTCTGAGTGGGATGAAAATGAAGTACAAATCAACTGAAATAGATTTTGAGCGGTTGATGGAATTGGCAACaagtgctgctgctgctgataaTAGTGCTCATGGCTCTGAGAAGAAACCGAAACATTGA
- the LOC137710817 gene encoding DEAD-box ATP-dependent RNA helicase 51-like, giving the protein MTDQNLHAPPEDETKKKKRKRNRAKKPAESAGTEQPEPENTKGEQAKGESEKKRKKVKKLKGEEPEAQSPVEDNEEEEEEGEEAMEEEEDEERKVRSGGGGTGIMSTESFASLNLSENTYKAIEEMKFQYMTQIQARAIPPLLIGKDVLGAARTGSGKTLAFLIPAVELLYNTHFAPRNGMGVVVICPTRELAIQTHAVAKDLLKYHSQTLGLVIGGSARRGEAERIVKGVNLLVATPGRLLDHLQNTKGFIYKNLKCLVIDEADRLLEANFEEEMKQIVKILPKDRQTALFSATQTKKVEDLVKLSFRKDQKPIYVDVDEGRSKVTNEGLEQGYCVVPSAKRFLLLYSFLIKNTSKKVMVFFSSCNSVKFHSELLRYVNVDCFDIHGKQKQQKRTTTFFDFCKAEKGILLCTDVAARGLDIPAVDWILQFDPPDEPTEYIHRVGRTARGEGAKGKALLFLIPEELQFIRYLKAANVPVKPYDFNEKKLKNVQSKLEEMVQNNYYLNKSAKEAYTSYLLAYNSHSMKDIFNVHRLDLQAVAASFCFSNPPKVHLNLDSNKSKFKKKIRKEAGRNGFSESNPYGNRKGGDDRQFVRH; this is encoded by the exons ATGACAGACCAAAACCTTCACGCGCCGCCGGAGGAcgagacgaagaagaagaagcgcaAGAGAAACAGAGCGAAGAAGCCGGCGGAATCGGCGGGTACGGAGCAACCGGAGCCCGAAAATACTAAGGGGGAACAGGCTAAGGGCGAGAgcgagaagaaaaggaagaaggtgAAGAAATTGAAGGGAGAGGAACCGGAGGCTCAGAGCCCTGTGGAGGacaatgaggaagaagaagaggagggggaagaagcaatggaggaggaggaggatgaggagagGAAAGTGAGAAGTGGCGGCGGAGGGACTGGGATTATGAGCACGGAGTCGTTTGCTTCGTTGAATTTGTCTGAGAACACTTACAAGGCCATTGAAGAAATGAAGTTTCAGTATATGACTCAG ATTCaagctagagcaatcccaccGCTCTTGATCGGGAAAGATGTCCTCGGAGCTGCAAGGACAGGGTCTGGTAAAACTCTTGCTTTTCTAATACCAGCTGTGGAGCTGCTATATAACACACATTTTGCTCCTCGTAACGGAATGGGTGTTGTTGTGATTTGCCCAACACGGGAACTTGCGATACAG ACCCATGCTGTGGCAAAGGACCTTCTAAAGTATCACTCTCAGACTCTTGGCTTGGTAATTGGAGGTTCAGCTAGGAGAGGGGAAGCAGAGCGTATTGTAAAAGGAGTAAATTTATTGGTTGCAACCCCTGGTCGACTTCTTGACCATCTTCAGAATACCAAAGGATTCATATATAAGAACTTGAAG TGCCTCGTGATTGATGAAGCTGACAGGTTATTGGAAGCAAACTTTGAGGAGGAAATGAAACAGATTGTCAAGATTCTGCCAAAG GATAGGCAAACAGCTTTATTTTCAGCAACCCAAACCAAGAAG GTTGAAGATCTTGTTAAGTTGTCGTTTCGAAAAGATCAGAAACCTATCTACGTTGATGTGGACGAGGGGAGGTCAAAG GTCACCAATGAAGGGCTGGAACAAGGCTATTGTGTTGTGCCAAGTGCTAAGAGATTTCTACTCTTATATTCTTTCCTGATAAAGAATACGTCTAAGAAAGTTATGGTCTTCTTCTCATCTTGTAACTCAGTGAAATTTCACTCCGAACTTCTTAGATACGTTAATGTGGATTGCTTTGATATCCATGGAAAGCAAAAGCAGCAGAAGAGGACAACTACTTTCTTTGACTTTTGCAAAGCAGAGAAAGGAATCTTACTTTGTACTGATGTTGCTGCTCGTGGACTAGATATTCCTGCTGTG GACTGGATTTTGCAGTTTGATCCTCCAGATGAACCGACG GAATATATCCATAGGGTTGGTCGAACAGCTCGAGGGGAAGGTGCAAAAGGAAAGGCACTACTTTTCCTCATTCCTGAAGAGTTGCAATTCATTCGCTATTTGAAG GCTGCAAATGTCCCCGTTAAACCATACGATTTTAATGAAAAGAAGCTGAAGAATGTGCAGTCTAAACTG GAGGAGATGGTTCAAAACAATTACTACCTGAATAAATCAGCAAAAGAGGCGTATACATCTTATCTATTAGCATATAATTCACACTCTATGAAGGACATCTTTAACGTACACCGGCTTGATCTGCAG GCGGTTGCAGCTTCGTTTTGCTTTTCTAATCCACCCAAGGTGCATTTGAACCTAGACAGCAACAAATCAAAGTTCAAGAAGAAGATCCGTAAAGAAGCAGGTCGAAATGGATTCAGTGAGAGCAATCCTTACGGCAATCGAAAAGGCGGAGATGATAGACAATTTGTAAGGCACTAG
- the LOC137711475 gene encoding single-stranded DNA-binding protein, mitochondrial-like yields the protein MASSSMATLSRTLSRSLQAKSRTLLSMRFTTTTTGASSSSSDSSDSDESNPLNSEAESAPGDAPPQPPPSEEPNRRNFMYDNPLENGLDAGIYKAILVGQVGQSPLQKKLRSGTTVTMFSVGTGGIRNNRRPLDNEDPVEYANRCNVQWHRVCVYPDRLSMIAMKNVVPGSILYLEGNLETKIFTDPVSGLVRRVREIAVRRNGRLVFLGKGDGAEQSPKWGLKRVGYY from the exons ATGGCTTCCTCCTCCATGGCCACGCTCTCGAGGACGCTTTCTCGCTCTCTGCAAGCAAAGTCCCGGACTTTACTCTCCATGCgcttcaccaccaccaccactggcGCCTCCTCCTCCAGCAGCGACAGCTCCGACTCGGACGAGTCCAACCCTCTCAACTCGGAGGCAGAGTCAGCCCCGGGCGACGCCCCCCCACAGCCGCCTCCGTCCGAGGAACCCAATCGGAGAAACTTCATGTATGATAACCCGCTCGAGAACGGCCTCGACGCCGGCATTTATAAG GCGATTCTGGTCGGGCAGGTGGGGCAGAGTCCACTGCAGAAGAAGCTGAGGAGCGGGACCACCGTCACCATGTTTTCGGTTGGAACCGGCGGGATTCGAAACAACCGGCGGCCGTTGGATAATGAGGACCCGGTGGAGTATGCGAACCGCTGCAACGTCCAGTGGCACCGGGTTTGTGTTTATCCGGACCGGCTTAGCATGATTGCCATGAAGAATGTTGTGCCTGG TTCGATTCTATATTTGGAAGGTAATCTGGAGACCAAAATCTTCACTGATCCGGTTAGTGGTCTTGTTCGACGAGTTAGAGAGATTGCTGTTCGCAGAAACG GTCGGCTTGTGTTTTTGGGTAAAGGTGATGGTGCCGAGCAATCACCAAAATGGGGGCTCAAACGTGTTGGCTACTACTAA
- the LOC137711314 gene encoding uncharacterized protein: MSKDSEKKFHLIMDKLFLAPKSTPSSASSSSGVQTSRGKKRANPSSALALVEPKSRGDRMEVSRHFSAPAVAAHAPLCRPWDRGDLMRRVATFKSMTWFAKPKVVSALNCARRGWINVDADILACESCGARLFFSTPSSWNQQQVEKAALVFSLKLDNGHKILCPWIDNACDETLAEFPPTPPPVLVDKFRERCYALLELSVLPVISSSAIEYMKSPQLEQFLGQSSMFYGNGSGEISRTEHSDNEGNADSAKLYYQAQKLISLCGWEPRLLPYVVDSGNRLNHSATNRQNPSISVHSASNDEHKNASACTNIQAEHNSVVLDCKLCGASVGLWAFSTVPRPVECFRLVGYAEVNSESHSGTHDSNAESRCDSRIDVLNTGVDGATLSKDRFSNLKLTIAGGPPPTNQNFKATISLPVIGQNLRARISYDSELRDCLSVRQEGMQSDSQMEKEESHYRENAENGGLENSEVSGPGTPDANATHLNGEMDKSDSPVMVSSKGDLLHSGTIVEHSEEHESPGVPSSFEANADLNSSRTDPEPTSNQEASEDTVQIPANSELVAGSSGKDLKHVVPGSLMEFDPIRQHRYFCPWIASTGNGAPGWKQTLSALQRQEGGSPSSASIIKVDDPITSIRNFFMSPSPKRMKPTVLTTRTSEQ; encoded by the exons atgTCGAAAGATTCAGAGAAAAAGTTCCACTTGATCATGGACAAGCTATTTTTAGCTCCCAAATCTACGCCCAGCTCCGCTTCCAG TTCGTCTGGCGTACAAACCTCGAGAGGCAAAAAGCGAGCAAATCCCTCATCCGCATTGGCACTGGTGGAACCGAAATCGAGAGGCGATAGAATGGAGGTCTCCCGGCATTTTTCAGCTCCGGCTGTGGCGGCTCATGCTCCGCTGTGTAGGCCGTGGGACCGTGGGGATCTTATGAGGAGGGTAGCTACATTCAAGTCCATGACTTGGTTTGCCAAGCCTAAG GTGGTGAGTGCTTTAAATTGTGCAAGAAGAGGCTGGATCAATGTGGATGCAGATATATTAGCATGTGAATCGTGCGGGGCACGCCTCTTCTTTTCTACTCCGTCGTCTTGGAATCAGCAGCAAG TTGAGAAGGCAGCTTTGGTGTTTAGTTTAAAGCTGGACAATGGGCATAAGATACTCTGTCCATGGATTGACAACGCATGTGATGAAACACTGGCAGAGTTTCCACCTACGCCACCTCCAGTTTTAGTTGATAAGTTTAGAGAACGCTGCTATGCCCTTTTAGAACTCTCAGTTCTCCCGGTGATTTCGTCTTCAGCCATTGAGTACATGAAGAGCCCTCAGCTCGAGCAATTTCTTGGACAGTCTTCGATGTTTTATGGCAATGGGTCTGGAGAAATTTCTAGAACAGAACATTCGGACAACGAAGGCAATGCAGATTCTGCCAAGTTATATTATCAG gcACAAAAGCTCATAAGCTTATGTGGCTGGGAACCTCGTTTACTACCTTACGTTGTTGATTCTGGGAACAGACTGAATCATTCAGCTACCAACAGACAAAATCCGAGCATCAGTGTGCACTCTGCTAGTAATGATGAACACAAAAACGCTAGTGCTTGTACCAATATACAGGCTGAACACAATTCTGTTGTTTTAGACTGCAAGCTTTGTGGAGCCAGTGTTGGATTATGGGCATTCTCTACCGTTCCACGGCCTGTGGAATGTTTCAGATTAGTTGGATATGCAGAAGTAAACTCTGAAAGTCATTCTGGAACCCATGATTCAAATGCTGAAAGTCGCTGTGACAGTAGGATAGATGTTTTAAATACTGGCGTAGATGGTGCAACATTGTCAAAGGACAGATtctcaaatttaaaattgacaattgcAGGGGGTCCTCCACCTACAAATCAGAACTTCAAAGCAACAATTTCGTTACCTGTTATTGGTCAAAATTTAAGGGCTCGGATTTCATATGATTCTGAATTGAGAGATTGTTTGTCTGTTCGCCAGGAAGGTATGCAATCTGATTCCCAGATGGAGAAAGAGGAAAGTCACTACCGAGAAAATGCAGAAAATGGTGGACTGGAGAATTCAGAAGTGAGTGGCCCTGGAACCCCTGATGCGAACGCCACACATTTAAATGGTGAAATGGACAAAAGTGATTCACCTGTGATGGTTTCTAGCAAGGGAGATTTGTTACATTCAGGAACCATTGTAGAGCACAGCGAAGAACACGAGTCTCCTGGTGTTCCATCTAGCTTTGAAGCCAATGCAGATCTTAACAGCTCCAGAACTGATCCCGAACCCACCTCAAACCAGGAGGCTAGTGAAGACACAGTGCAGATTCCTGCAAACAGTGAACTTGTGGCCGGCAGTAGTG GGAAGGACCTAAAGCATGTAGTGCCAGGTAGCCTGATGGAGTTTGATCCTATCAGGCAGCACAGATATTTCTGCCCTTGGATTGCATCAACAGGTAATGGGGCACCTGGATGGAAACAAACACTATCTGCTTTACAACGTCAGGAAGGCGGCTCTCCTTCATCTGCATCCATAATTAAG GTTGATGACCCTATCACTTCAATTAGAAATTTTTTCATGTCTCCATCTCCGAAAAGAATGAAGCCAACTGTTTTAACAACTCGAACTTCTGAACAATAA
- the LOC137709886 gene encoding early nodulin-like protein 5, which produces METSKVFLFFLLLSTFHVPFVSCTKFEVGGKSGWEVPKSKSQQMYNEWASKNRFKVDDTLSFNYTKDSVVVVTKDEYEKCHSAHPIFFSNNGATTFTLDRPGLFYFISGVAGHCERGQKMIIKVLEPASPPQSADQNATDPSQPKHGSAATAAISSAATLVFCVVSFVVVFFF; this is translated from the exons ATGGAAACCTCCAAagtatttctcttctttcttcttctttctaccTTCCACGTCCCTTTTGTATCTTGTACCAAATTTGAAGTTGGAGGCAAGAGTGGATGGGAGGTCCCGAAATCGAAGAGCCAACAAATGTACAACGAATGGGCGTCGAAAAACCGGTTCAAGGTCGACGACACTCTAT CGTTCAATTACACGAAGGActcggtggtggtggtgaccaAGGACGAGTACGAAAAATGCCACTCTGCTCATCCCATCTTCTTCTCCAACAATGGTGCAACTACGTTCACACTGGACCGGCCCGGTTTGTTCTACTTCATCAGCGGAGTTGCCGGGCACTGCGAGAGAGGGCAGAAGATGATCATCAAGGTCTTGGAACCGGCGAGCCCGCCTCAGTCTGCTGATCAGAACGCAACGGACCCGTCGCAGCCGAAGCATGGTTCAGCTGCAACTGCCGCCATCTCCTCCGCAGCAACTCTTGTGTTCTGCGTTGTGTCATTTGTTGTGGTCTTTTTCTTCTAG
- the LOC137710605 gene encoding uncharacterized protein, with product MDVRRIVVVVEDVEAARTALRWALHNVVRFGDWITLVHVFPTPRSRNRNKSRLLRLKGFQLTLSFKEICSTFPNTKVEMIVTEGDQDGKKIAALVREIGASALVLGLHDHSFLYRLAMSHSSTSIANNLNCKVLAIKQPPPSSSPLSSKRRTSSTNINGAATQALLDSSINMDFSQIDIGGLRVPDVPPPKVPYRICPNPYAIIWKSRKSRRRRNT from the exons ATGGATGTGAGGAGAATAGTAGTAGTAGTTGAAGACGTGGAAGCAGCAAGAACTGCTCTGAGATGGGCACTCCACAACGTGGTTAGGTTTGGAGACTGGATAACTCTGGTCCATGTGTTCCCAACCCCAAGATCCAGAAACAGGAACAAATCCAGGCTTCTCCGTTTGAAAGGCTTCCAGTTGACCCTCTCCTTCAAAGAAATCTGCAGCACCTTCCCCAAC ACCAAGGTTGAAATGATTGTCACAGAAGGTGATCAAGATGGGAAGAAGATTGCAGCTTTGGTCAGAGAGATTGGGGCTTCCGCTCTTGTTCTTGGACTCCATGATCACAGCTTTCTCTACAG gtTGGCAATGTCCCACAGCAGCACTAGTATTGCAAACAACTTGAACTGCAAAGTCCTGGCCATCAAGCAACCACCGCCTTCCTCATCACCATTAAGTAGCAAGAGGAGGACCAGCAGTACTAACATCAATGGAGCTGCCACACAAGCCCTCCTCGACAGTTCAATCAACATGGACTTTTCACAGATTGACATTGGTGGACTACG TGTCCCCGATGTTCCTCCACCAAAAGTTCCATACAGAATCTGCCCAAACCCTTATGCGATCATCTGGAAATCAAGGAAgtcaaggagaaggagaaataCATAG